One segment of Methylotenera versatilis 79 DNA contains the following:
- a CDS encoding vWA domain-containing protein, whose product MAFSHPWMLWLLPLAILPLLFQRAHSKSYSWLDMLPADPLSDLIGLILKILAVLILTFIILGLSAPHSNQQLVERIGVGAQITLVLDRSASMDDPFSGSTATTIGETKSAAASRLITQFVQSRQNDMLGMITFSNSAMYVLPLTENKEAIVAAVRATAGNALFQTNIGSGLTSAAGLFDKVPDSGSRAVILLSDGAGRIDANTQQKIKDWFDRMHLSLYWIVLRQPGGLSIFDQNYKPQEDQPLPPEIELHDFFKTFKTPFNAYEAEDPKTLQLAIDDINRKEKKPIKYLHKIPGKDFSTLCFTIAAIMIALLLGVKYIEVKTWK is encoded by the coding sequence CAGCGCGCGCACAGCAAAAGCTATTCTTGGTTAGATATGCTACCAGCAGATCCACTTTCGGATTTGATTGGCCTAATTCTGAAAATATTAGCCGTGCTGATTCTCACCTTTATTATTCTGGGTTTAAGCGCGCCGCATAGCAATCAACAATTGGTTGAACGTATCGGCGTTGGCGCACAAATCACGTTGGTATTAGATCGTAGCGCGAGTATGGATGATCCATTTTCCGGCTCAACGGCCACCACTATTGGCGAAACAAAATCGGCCGCTGCCAGTCGATTAATCACCCAATTTGTGCAATCTCGTCAAAACGATATGCTAGGCATGATTACCTTTAGTAACTCCGCCATGTATGTGTTGCCATTAACTGAAAATAAAGAGGCGATTGTGGCTGCGGTGCGTGCCACTGCTGGTAATGCATTATTTCAAACTAATATCGGTAGTGGTTTAACATCAGCTGCTGGCTTGTTTGATAAAGTGCCCGATTCTGGCTCCCGCGCGGTGATTTTGTTATCGGATGGCGCTGGCCGTATTGATGCCAATACGCAACAAAAAATCAAAGACTGGTTTGACCGCATGCATTTAAGTTTATATTGGATTGTGTTGCGACAACCAGGCGGCTTGAGTATTTTTGATCAAAACTACAAACCGCAGGAAGACCAGCCTTTGCCACCTGAAATTGAGTTACATGATTTTTTTAAAACTTTTAAAACACCATTTAATGCCTATGAGGCAGAAGACCCAAAAACCTTGCAATTGGCGATTGATGACATTAATCGTAAAGAGAAAAAACCGATTAAATATCTACATAAGATTCCTGGCAAAGATTTTTCAACGCTATGTTTTACGATTGCCGCAATCATGATTGCGTTATTGCTGGGCGTGAAATATATAGAAGTAAAAACTTGGAAATAA